The following proteins are co-located in the Siansivirga zeaxanthinifaciens CC-SAMT-1 genome:
- a CDS encoding serpin family protein: MKYKSITLLVVISLIMTHFGPLHAQHVAPSKSLNQYAFDLYGELKDANENVFLSPLSTYYALLSAYEGSKNKTKAAFEKVLYLKDSAVSNYDDLYKQETNADSLFGLKISNAIWVDKKFQVETAFKNVVSSKYSSDFKQTNFANTALAVTDINRWVSDKTNQRITDMVNPSDINSETKLMISNAVYFKGEWRTKFEKLRTAQSTFFTDNENQYKVDFMNITENLNYFENESFQFITKPYKDSDLSFCVLLPKTLYGLEAIENNLNAEFFNEILEQTVSTKVWLSIPKIKLETSYKLKSALTNMGLNAVFNNEADFSGILKNEPLTIEQVAHKTYIDINEDYTEAAAATTTNVYIRGLPSFKTFIVDHPFVFFIVDNKTKAMVFMGRYVKPQEGEKIDKAYFARNLERREIRDSGWNSGKEPLLLVADGNELKEVKIDDVDFDNIDSLRVYTKKEDIERYTNEDYYHGIGVIVITPKKNKKIKKK, translated from the coding sequence ATGAAGTATAAATCGATTACACTTCTGGTTGTCATCTCTTTAATAATGACTCATTTTGGGCCATTGCATGCTCAACATGTAGCGCCTAGCAAATCGTTAAACCAATATGCTTTCGATTTATATGGCGAATTAAAAGATGCAAACGAAAATGTTTTTTTGTCGCCATTAAGTACCTATTACGCGCTTTTATCGGCTTACGAAGGTTCTAAAAACAAAACAAAAGCAGCGTTTGAGAAGGTATTGTATTTAAAAGATTCAGCCGTCTCTAACTATGACGATTTGTATAAGCAGGAGACTAATGCAGATAGCCTATTTGGTTTAAAAATTTCTAATGCCATTTGGGTAGATAAAAAATTTCAAGTAGAAACGGCTTTTAAAAATGTGGTTTCAAGTAAATATTCTTCAGATTTCAAGCAAACCAATTTCGCAAATACAGCATTGGCAGTAACAGATATCAACCGTTGGGTTTCGGATAAAACAAATCAGCGCATAACAGATATGGTAAACCCTTCAGATATAAATTCTGAAACAAAATTAATGATTTCGAATGCGGTTTACTTTAAAGGCGAATGGCGAACTAAATTTGAAAAACTTAGAACAGCTCAATCAACCTTTTTCACAGATAATGAAAATCAATACAAGGTTGATTTTATGAACATAACCGAAAACCTTAATTATTTTGAAAATGAATCCTTTCAATTTATAACTAAGCCATACAAAGATTCAGATTTGTCGTTTTGTGTATTATTACCAAAAACACTATACGGACTAGAAGCCATTGAAAACAATTTAAATGCCGAATTTTTTAATGAAATTTTAGAACAAACAGTTTCCACAAAGGTATGGCTTTCCATACCAAAAATAAAATTGGAAACGAGTTATAAACTAAAATCGGCCCTAACAAATATGGGTTTAAATGCGGTATTTAATAATGAAGCAGATTTTTCTGGAATATTAAAAAATGAACCTTTGACCATTGAACAAGTAGCCCACAAAACCTATATTGATATAAACGAAGATTATACAGAGGCTGCTGCTGCCACAACAACTAATGTTTATATTAGAGGTTTGCCTTCATTTAAAACGTTTATAGTAGATCATCCCTTTGTGTTTTTTATTGTAGATAACAAAACCAAGGCGATGGTATTTATGGGTAGATATGTTAAGCCTCAAGAAGGGGAAAAGATTGATAAAGCATATTTTGCGCGAAATTTAGAAAGAAGAGAAATAAGAGATTCAGGTTGGAATTCAGGAAAAGAGCCTTTGCTTTTAGTAGCTGATGGAAATGAATTAAAAGAGGTTAAAATTGATGATGTAGATTTTGATAATATTGATTCTTTGAGGGTTTATACAAAAAAGGAAGATATTGAAAGATATACGAATGAGGATTATTATCATGGCATTGGCGTTATTGTAATTACACCCAAAAAAAACAAAAAAATTAAAAAAAAATAG
- a CDS encoding sulfatase — protein sequence MKITNKFLVLILIIMFSVTKIMGQSKSEVSNKPNVLFIAVDDLNTWLGCLNNYSGTKTPNIDRLAAQGVLFSNAHCQAPLCGPSRASIMTGLRPSTTGIYGMISDEKIRSDNPATKAITFLPEYFKNNGYHTMGIGKLFHDFAPKGVFNEEGGREKGFGPLPEKRFVWDGFGTSDRKNYGRTSTDWGAFPERDEQMPDHQSVNWTIERLNKDYEKPFFMGLGFLRPHVPLYVPQKWFDMHPLESIQVAPYLSDDLKDVPQVGLDINNLPMMPSTEWAIESGEWKKIIQAYLACVSYVDYEIGRVMEALENSKYAKNTVIVLWSDHGYRLGQKGTFAKHGLWDSATKAPLLFVAPNLPKGKVIDTPAEMLSIYPTLLELCGLPAYNRNEGVSLVNTMINTKPDNKAYALTTYGMNNHSVKLGRYRLIQYEDGTRELYDHKIDPNEFTNLAKYSEYQKVIKKMLDYFPKMNEKWDDNSAYNFQPYFVKQKERINGANANKSNVNETH from the coding sequence ATGAAAATAACAAACAAGTTTTTAGTGTTGATTTTAATAATTATGTTTAGCGTCACTAAAATTATGGGGCAATCAAAATCTGAGGTGTCTAATAAACCTAATGTTTTATTTATAGCTGTTGACGATTTAAATACATGGTTAGGCTGTTTAAATAATTATTCAGGTACTAAAACACCAAATATTGATAGGTTAGCGGCTCAAGGAGTGTTATTTTCAAATGCCCATTGTCAAGCACCATTATGCGGACCATCACGTGCTTCAATTATGACAGGTTTACGACCTTCAACAACGGGTATTTACGGCATGATTTCAGATGAAAAAATTCGTTCAGATAATCCTGCAACAAAAGCAATTACATTTCTTCCAGAGTATTTTAAAAATAATGGCTATCATACCATGGGCATTGGAAAACTATTTCACGATTTTGCCCCAAAAGGTGTTTTTAATGAAGAAGGCGGCAGGGAAAAAGGTTTTGGTCCGCTGCCAGAAAAACGCTTTGTTTGGGATGGTTTTGGCACTTCAGATAGAAAGAATTATGGACGTACCAGTACCGATTGGGGTGCTTTTCCAGAACGAGACGAGCAAATGCCAGACCATCAATCGGTGAACTGGACCATTGAGCGTTTGAATAAAGATTATGAGAAACCATTTTTTATGGGTTTAGGGTTTCTTCGTCCCCATGTACCACTTTATGTGCCTCAAAAATGGTTTGATATGCATCCTTTGGAAAGCATTCAAGTGGCGCCTTATTTATCTGATGATTTAAAGGATGTGCCACAAGTTGGGTTAGATATCAACAACTTACCTATGATGCCTTCAACAGAATGGGCTATCGAATCTGGCGAATGGAAAAAAATCATTCAAGCTTATTTGGCTTGTGTTAGTTATGTAGATTATGAAATTGGCCGCGTTATGGAAGCACTTGAAAACAGTAAATATGCCAAAAATACGGTGATCGTTTTATGGTCTGACCATGGGTATCGTTTGGGTCAAAAAGGTACATTTGCCAAACACGGTTTGTGGGATTCTGCAACAAAAGCGCCTTTATTGTTTGTAGCTCCAAATCTTCCTAAAGGTAAAGTAATTGATACACCTGCCGAAATGCTATCTATTTATCCAACACTTCTAGAATTATGTGGTCTTCCAGCTTACAATAGAAACGAAGGTGTAAGTTTAGTTAATACTATGATAAACACTAAGCCTGATAATAAGGCGTATGCACTAACAACCTACGGAATGAATAACCATTCTGTAAAATTAGGAAGATATAGATTGATTCAATACGAAGACGGAACACGCGAGTTGTATGATCATAAAATAGATCCTAACGAATTTACGAATCTCGCTAAGTATTCAGAATATCAAAAGGTCATAAAAAAAATGCTTGACTATTTCCCTAAAATGAATGAGAAGTGGGATGATAATTCGGCATACAATTTCCAACCATATTTTGTAAAACAAAAGGAAAGGATTAATGGTGCTAATGCGAATAAATCAAATGTAAATGAAACTCATTGA